Proteins from a single region of Mucilaginibacter daejeonensis:
- a CDS encoding sensor histidine kinase, producing the protein MKIKTKLRLGFGFLFTVVIFFGALSLFYINEIAKSSRVILKDNYESLRYVREMRKVLDEEPFPLYAANISSFKVYLEKEHQNITEPGEQQAVAALTSAFKALTRPGMALASVPGPLRAVRSALLKIEDVNMKAIVRKNDAAQASVQRTILLLGLAGTFTFLLLFSFSVNFPTFISDPLRKLQDGIAEITKQNYSARLDLPQNDEFADVARSFNSMATRLTEWENSNLANVLSDKRRIEAIIEQMNDAIIGVDEMREILFLNSSAREILNLGDKKTEGQNIDELSKGNDLLKSMIGQTTAGKPFKIVIGGKEAHFRLETREISVPNMNIDRTEGLAVASKPAGKVYILENITEFKERDLAKTNFIATISHELKTPISSIKMSLKLLTDERVGPLNPEQQQLMDHIAEDSARLLKITSELLELSQVETGSIQLNYVPAEPRKIVDHAAEAIRFQAEQKRVEIEVRSDADMPKVQVDVEKTAWVLVNFLSNALRYSPERSKVLIELKKLGGMIEFSVRDQGKGIEEQFQKRLFDRYFQVPTDGQNRSGSGLGLAISKDFIEVQQGTIGVQSALGEGSRFYFTLPAVQA; encoded by the coding sequence ATGAAAATAAAAACAAAACTCCGTTTAGGCTTTGGCTTCCTGTTCACTGTCGTGATATTTTTTGGAGCCCTGTCGTTGTTCTATATCAACGAGATAGCCAAAAGTTCGAGGGTGATCCTCAAGGATAACTATGAAAGCTTACGCTATGTGCGCGAGATGCGCAAGGTGCTGGATGAGGAACCATTTCCCTTATATGCGGCCAACATCAGTTCCTTCAAAGTATACCTCGAAAAAGAACATCAGAACATTACCGAACCCGGCGAGCAACAAGCAGTAGCTGCATTGACCAGCGCATTTAAAGCGCTCACTAGGCCGGGCATGGCATTGGCTAGCGTGCCGGGGCCGTTAAGGGCGGTACGTTCGGCTTTGCTTAAGATAGAGGACGTGAACATGAAGGCCATCGTGCGCAAAAATGATGCTGCCCAGGCCTCGGTGCAACGAACGATCTTACTGCTGGGGCTGGCCGGCACGTTCACCTTTTTGTTATTATTTAGCTTTAGTGTTAATTTTCCCACGTTCATTTCAGATCCGTTGCGCAAACTGCAGGATGGCATAGCCGAGATCACCAAACAGAACTATTCGGCGCGGTTAGACCTACCGCAAAATGACGAGTTCGCTGACGTGGCACGGTCGTTCAATAGCATGGCCACTCGCCTTACCGAGTGGGAGAACAGCAACCTGGCCAATGTGCTGTCAGACAAACGCCGCATAGAGGCCATCATTGAGCAAATGAACGATGCCATTATAGGGGTGGATGAAATGCGCGAGATTTTATTCCTTAACTCTTCGGCACGGGAGATACTGAACCTTGGCGATAAGAAGACCGAAGGACAGAACATTGATGAGCTAAGCAAGGGCAACGATCTGCTAAAAAGCATGATCGGGCAAACTACTGCCGGCAAGCCGTTCAAGATCGTGATCGGTGGCAAGGAGGCGCACTTCCGCCTGGAGACCCGCGAGATCAGCGTGCCCAACATGAACATTGACCGCACTGAAGGCTTGGCTGTGGCCAGCAAACCGGCAGGTAAGGTTTACATATTGGAGAACATTACCGAATTTAAGGAGCGCGATCTGGCCAAGACCAATTTCATCGCCACTATATCGCACGAGTTGAAGACGCCTATATCCTCCATCAAAATGAGCTTAAAGCTGCTTACTGATGAACGCGTAGGCCCACTTAATCCCGAGCAGCAGCAGCTGATGGATCACATTGCCGAGGATAGCGCCCGGTTGCTGAAGATCACCAGCGAGTTGTTGGAACTATCGCAAGTGGAGACGGGCAGCATTCAATTGAACTACGTACCTGCAGAGCCACGAAAGATCGTTGACCACGCGGCAGAAGCGATCAGGTTTCAGGCTGAGCAAAAGCGTGTGGAAATAGAAGTAAGGAGTGACGCCGATATGCCTAAGGTTCAGGTGGACGTGGAGAAGACCGCATGGGTTTTGGTCAATTTCTTGTCGAACGCTTTACGCTACAGCCCCGAACGCTCCAAAGTGCTCATCGAATTAAAAAAGTTAGGTGGCATGATCGAGTTCTCGGTACGTGATCAGGGCAAGGGCATTGAGGAGCAATTCCAGAAACGCCTGTTCGATCGCTATTTCCAGGTACCTACCGATGGGCAGAACCGTTCGGGTTCAGGTTTAGGCCTGGCCATTTCCAAAGATTTTATTGAGGTGCAACAAGGCACCATAGGCGTACAAAGTGCACTGGGCGAAGGTAGCCGGTTCTATTTTACTTTACCCGCAGTGCAAGCCTAA
- a CDS encoding aspartate kinase, translating to MEKRAKEEPDPARRANDRITVEKIGGTSMSALGDVIENIILYPNDQEVRYGRVFVVSAFSGVTDMLLENKKTGKPGVYHRIKMHQDFNGPLKKLVTDLKAINKRYVQLGLNLEAADQFLEERICKARKYLTNLANILSSGYVSKDGILQAAREILASIGETHSAYNLVQILQNKGIKAQLIDLSGFDDHRSFTIDQRIRNAFRHIDLSDRICVVTGYAKGTEGIMREFDRGYSEVTFSKIAQILRPKEAIIHKEYHLSSADPVLVGKENCVPVGYTNYDIADQLADVGMEAIHPKASKPLEINNIDLRIKNTFEPSHPGTLITCDHVGQHKKVEIITGSDKLLIIDIYDPNMVGHVGTDLQIMEIFARHEVSYTFKATSANSISIVIWEKDHSKKMISELTAQFEKVSVEPVAMVCLLGSNMDRPGLLSKSAAALAAEGINIMSAGFALRKVNIQFLVEREHYKRAIIALNHAMAPVKEMELV from the coding sequence ATGGAAAAAAGAGCTAAAGAGGAGCCCGACCCTGCGCGGCGGGCTAATGACAGGATCACTGTTGAAAAGATAGGCGGCACCTCGATGAGTGCCCTGGGCGATGTGATAGAGAACATCATTTTGTATCCCAATGATCAGGAGGTGAGGTATGGCCGCGTTTTCGTGGTGTCAGCATTTTCAGGAGTTACCGATATGCTGCTCGAGAATAAGAAGACAGGCAAACCCGGCGTTTATCACCGCATCAAAATGCACCAGGACTTTAACGGTCCGCTTAAAAAATTGGTGACCGATCTTAAGGCCATCAACAAGCGTTATGTTCAATTGGGACTTAATTTGGAAGCGGCCGATCAATTCCTGGAAGAGCGGATCTGTAAGGCGCGTAAATACCTCACCAACCTGGCCAACATTCTGTCAAGCGGTTACGTGAGTAAGGATGGCATTTTGCAGGCTGCACGCGAGATACTGGCCTCCATAGGGGAGACACATTCTGCTTACAACCTGGTACAGATCCTGCAGAACAAAGGCATCAAAGCTCAACTGATCGACCTCAGCGGCTTTGATGATCACCGGTCGTTCACCATCGATCAGCGGATCAGGAACGCTTTTCGTCATATTGACCTTAGTGACAGGATCTGCGTGGTGACCGGTTACGCAAAAGGTACCGAAGGCATCATGCGCGAGTTCGATAGGGGATACTCAGAGGTTACCTTCAGTAAGATCGCGCAGATATTGAGGCCGAAGGAGGCTATCATCCATAAAGAATATCACCTGTCGAGCGCCGACCCGGTCCTGGTGGGTAAGGAGAATTGTGTGCCGGTGGGCTACACCAACTATGACATTGCCGATCAGCTGGCCGATGTAGGCATGGAGGCCATCCATCCCAAAGCTTCAAAACCACTTGAGATCAACAATATTGACCTGCGCATTAAGAATACCTTTGAGCCGTCACACCCCGGCACGCTGATCACGTGCGATCATGTTGGTCAGCACAAAAAGGTTGAGATCATTACCGGATCAGACAAGTTACTCATCATCGATATTTACGACCCAAATATGGTAGGGCATGTAGGCACCGACCTACAGATCATGGAGATATTTGCGCGCCATGAGGTCAGCTATACGTTCAAGGCCACCAGCGCCAACAGCATATCCATCGTGATATGGGAAAAAGATCATAGCAAAAAGATGATCAGCGAGCTGACGGCCCAGTTTGAGAAGGTGAGCGTTGAACCCGTGGCTATGGTTTGCCTGCTGGGATCCAATATGGACAGGCCCGGGTTGCTTTCAAAAAGCGCAGCGGCCCTGGCAGCCGAAGGCATCAATATCATGAGTGCGGGCTTTGCCTTACGCAAGGTAAATATTCAATTTTTGGTGGAACGAGAACATTACAAGCGTGCGATCATTGCGCTGAACCACGCTATGGCGCCTGTAAAGGAAATGGAGTTGGTATGA
- a CDS encoding glycosyltransferase family 9 protein, translating to MKLPVNEIRSIIIFRALQLGDMLCIIPAVRALRNAYPDATITLAGMPWGSSFIQRFDRYFNDFIHFPGYPGLPEQAFKPEDVTRFFAEVQSRKYDLAIQMQGNGSVVNPMVELFGAKYTAGYTIEGHYAPDNGLFMPYPDRGHEIERHLGLMEFLGVESQGHDLEFPLTADDEKAYHELDLGIEPGRYVCVHPGSRGTWRQWPVQYFAALADHCAEQGYKVVLTGTKEEAAIINEVKSHMRHEAINTSGKTSMGAVGVLIKNAALLISNCTGVSHMAAAFKTPSIVISMDGEPHRWGPIDTRMHRTIDWLQTPDFHLVFRETVEMVV from the coding sequence ATGAAACTTCCCGTTAACGAAATAAGATCCATCATCATTTTCAGGGCCCTGCAACTGGGCGACATGCTTTGCATTATCCCGGCTGTCAGGGCCTTGCGCAATGCCTATCCTGACGCCACAATTACGCTGGCCGGTATGCCTTGGGGCAGTTCATTCATACAACGATTCGACCGGTATTTTAACGACTTCATTCATTTCCCTGGCTATCCCGGCTTGCCCGAGCAGGCTTTTAAGCCAGAGGACGTAACGCGTTTCTTCGCCGAGGTGCAAAGCCGTAAGTATGACCTGGCAATACAGATGCAGGGGAACGGATCAGTGGTAAACCCGATGGTAGAGCTATTTGGTGCTAAATATACAGCAGGCTACACCATTGAAGGACATTATGCACCTGATAACGGGCTATTTATGCCCTACCCCGACCGCGGCCATGAGATCGAGCGACATTTGGGATTGATGGAATTTTTGGGCGTAGAATCGCAGGGCCACGACCTGGAATTCCCATTAACGGCCGATGATGAAAAGGCCTATCATGAGTTGGATCTGGGTATTGAACCTGGCCGGTACGTGTGTGTACACCCCGGTTCGCGCGGAACCTGGCGCCAATGGCCTGTCCAGTATTTTGCTGCACTTGCCGACCATTGTGCCGAACAAGGCTACAAGGTAGTATTGACAGGGACCAAAGAAGAGGCTGCTATCATTAATGAAGTTAAAAGCCACATGCGTCATGAAGCCATTAACACTTCAGGTAAAACAAGCATGGGTGCTGTGGGTGTATTGATCAAAAATGCGGCGCTACTCATTTCTAACTGTACAGGCGTATCGCACATGGCCGCTGCTTTTAAAACGCCAAGCATCGTGATCAGTATGGATGGCGAGCCTCACCGTTGGGGACCCATAGATACACGCATGCACCGCACCATCGACTGGCTGCAAACGCCTGACTTTCATCTGGTGTTCAGAGAAACGGTAGAGATGGTGGTTTGA
- a CDS encoding glycosyltransferase family 2 protein, which translates to MSIVVSVVVPTYRRPHLLKKCIDALLQQKFDKGSYEVIIISDGPDERTRELIGQWAGYDRPLLRLVELPEKKGPAAARNHGWRNAQGQIIAFTDDDCIPHMHWLQHIVANCDPEQDVALTGRVVVPLENDRPTDHELNTTNLQTADFITANCACTKKALEKAGGFDERFGMAWREDSDLHFNLIRNKIEIKKVKGAVVTHPVRAANWGVSIKDQKKTMYDALLYKKHPKLFRKKIRPISPLLYYSIILSFLLLLIGLVTGREQLLVVGIVAWLSFTTLFIYKRLANTDLSAKHVTEMVVTSLVIPFASVYWQWYGAIKYRVLFI; encoded by the coding sequence ATGAGCATCGTAGTATCAGTAGTCGTGCCCACCTATCGCCGGCCGCACTTGCTTAAAAAGTGCATTGATGCACTATTGCAGCAAAAGTTCGATAAGGGCAGCTACGAAGTGATCATCATCAGCGACGGACCTGACGAGCGCACCCGGGAACTGATCGGCCAGTGGGCCGGGTATGACAGGCCGCTTTTACGGCTGGTGGAATTACCTGAAAAAAAGGGCCCGGCCGCGGCACGTAACCACGGCTGGAGAAATGCCCAGGGACAGATCATTGCCTTTACCGATGATGATTGTATACCGCACATGCACTGGCTGCAGCACATTGTGGCCAACTGTGACCCTGAACAAGACGTTGCCCTGACCGGACGTGTGGTGGTACCTTTAGAGAACGACCGCCCTACTGACCATGAGCTGAATACAACCAACCTGCAAACGGCCGATTTCATCACGGCCAATTGTGCTTGTACCAAAAAGGCCTTGGAAAAAGCGGGCGGCTTTGACGAGCGATTTGGTATGGCCTGGCGTGAGGACAGCGACCTGCATTTCAACCTGATCAGGAACAAGATCGAGATCAAAAAGGTCAAAGGTGCCGTGGTGACGCATCCGGTTCGGGCCGCTAATTGGGGCGTAAGCATCAAGGATCAAAAGAAAACGATGTATGATGCCCTGCTGTATAAAAAGCACCCGAAGCTATTCCGCAAAAAGATAAGACCGATCAGTCCACTTTTGTACTACTCGATAATCCTATCGTTCCTCCTGTTATTGATCGGGTTGGTGACCGGGCGCGAACAATTGTTAGTAGTGGGCATTGTGGCCTGGCTTAGCTTCACAACGTTGTTCATTTACAAACGCCTGGCAAATACTGACCTATCGGCCAAACATGTTACCGAAATGGTGGTCACCTCGCTGGTGATACCTTTTGCCTCTGTGTATTGGCAATGGTATGGCGCTATCAAATACCGTGTTCTATTTATTTGA
- a CDS encoding carbamoyltransferase family protein translates to MYVLGINAVFHDSAACIIKDGVLLAATEEERFTHFKHGKRPVPFSTWELPFHAINYCLQVADIHINDIDHIAYSFDPYQLIGDEYKGKSTIEIPFEEGSSKLGDDFRNVWDPLFLSSIINAPGQLRDGYPHHLQKRFIGCNIPREKWHFVDHHVAHAASAFHCSPFKSAAVMTVDGRGEVATTTYSIGNGNDLQRIGQVNMPHSLGLLYEDVTTYLGFLHSSDEYKVMALASYGKPEFVDDFREIVKLGQDGQYTITDQRLEERFGPKRLRHEEFTSHHFNIAHSLQLVLEESMLELTSWLQQRTGEENLCLAGGVALNCVANARIRDKGAFKNIWVQPASGDDGTALGAALYVDAKVRDSQELKFEMTHCYWGPEYSDAEIERSLKLWKVPYRKLNNIAEETADILAQNKIIGWYQGRMEFGPRALGSRSILASPITPEMQARLNEVKDREDFRPVAPVVLEEEAANWFEGAQYSPFMLFVYDVKPDKADQIPAVRHTDGTARIQTINEHQHKNYYDLLKAFQRKTGVPVLVNTSFNTLGKPIVCTPRDAVECFWTSPFDALVIGSFVIEK, encoded by the coding sequence ATGTACGTATTGGGCATTAACGCCGTATTTCACGACTCGGCAGCGTGTATCATTAAAGATGGCGTGCTGCTCGCCGCTACCGAAGAAGAACGCTTCACTCATTTCAAACACGGTAAACGGCCGGTGCCCTTTTCCACTTGGGAACTCCCATTCCATGCGATCAATTACTGCCTTCAGGTAGCTGATATACATATCAACGACATTGACCATATCGCCTATTCATTCGACCCGTATCAATTGATCGGTGACGAATACAAAGGTAAGTCGACCATAGAGATACCTTTTGAAGAGGGTTCTTCGAAACTCGGCGATGACTTTAGGAACGTTTGGGACCCGCTGTTCCTTTCATCGATTATTAATGCACCGGGTCAACTGCGCGATGGTTATCCTCATCATCTTCAAAAACGCTTTATTGGCTGCAATATCCCGCGTGAAAAATGGCATTTTGTAGATCACCACGTAGCTCATGCAGCCAGCGCGTTCCATTGCTCACCGTTCAAGAGTGCTGCGGTAATGACGGTGGACGGACGCGGCGAAGTGGCCACCACCACTTACAGCATAGGTAACGGTAATGATCTGCAAAGGATCGGTCAGGTGAACATGCCACACTCTTTGGGTCTGCTTTATGAGGATGTGACCACTTACCTGGGTTTCCTCCATTCGTCTGACGAGTACAAGGTAATGGCCCTGGCTTCTTATGGCAAACCGGAATTCGTGGATGATTTCCGTGAGATCGTGAAGCTGGGCCAGGACGGTCAGTATACCATCACTGATCAACGCCTTGAGGAACGCTTTGGCCCTAAACGTTTACGCCATGAGGAATTCACCTCGCATCACTTCAATATAGCGCACTCTTTGCAGTTAGTTTTGGAAGAAAGCATGCTGGAACTGACCAGTTGGTTGCAACAACGTACCGGGGAAGAGAATCTTTGTTTGGCCGGTGGCGTGGCACTCAACTGCGTAGCCAACGCCCGCATTCGCGACAAAGGCGCTTTCAAGAACATTTGGGTTCAGCCAGCTTCAGGTGATGATGGTACGGCTTTAGGCGCTGCCCTTTATGTGGATGCCAAGGTACGCGATAGCCAGGAACTCAAATTTGAAATGACCCATTGCTACTGGGGACCTGAGTATAGCGATGCCGAGATCGAGCGCTCACTCAAGTTGTGGAAGGTGCCTTACCGTAAGCTGAACAACATTGCCGAAGAAACGGCTGATATACTGGCACAGAACAAGATCATTGGCTGGTACCAGGGCCGCATGGAATTTGGTCCGCGGGCATTAGGCAGCCGCTCTATACTGGCCTCACCGATCACGCCGGAGATGCAGGCACGCCTTAATGAGGTTAAGGACCGTGAAGATTTCAGGCCGGTAGCTCCGGTGGTGCTGGAAGAAGAAGCGGCCAACTGGTTCGAGGGTGCACAATATTCGCCTTTCATGCTTTTTGTTTATGATGTAAAGCCAGACAAGGCCGACCAGATCCCAGCGGTACGTCATACCGATGGTACGGCCCGTATACAGACCATTAACGAGCATCAGCATAAAAATTATTACGACCTGTTAAAAGCTTTTCAACGCAAGACTGGTGTACCCGTTTTGGTCAACACCTCATTCAACACCCTTGGCAAACCGATCGTTTGCACCCCGCGAGACGCAGTAGAATGTTTCTGGACCTCTCCGTTCGATGCGTTGGTGATCGGATCTTTTGTGATCGAGAAATGA
- a CDS encoding MFS transporter, whose amino-acid sequence MNLRPSEKISAVQLNRGLDLVIADGLSAEAMVVFTSGTFLTAMALNMGATNFQLGILAALPTFTTMFQLAAIWMVQRFNNRKAVTALFNFLARLPLLAIGVIPFLFTKGTSVQVLIMLLFFQHIFGDIGGAAWNSWMKDLIPGERLGSFFSKRSRLAQTLNVTLSLATAVGIDYVKTHYPHYEILTYNLLFMLGGVLGMISVGLLLRTPEPKAAVINDKLFTLFSKPLRNTNFRNLLIFNSFWAFALNLATPFFAVYMMRTLGISVAYIIGLGIVGQISSIISLKLWGRYSDRFSNKNIIGICGPTYVACIIAFAFTAMPGNSNAMLTMLAVIHILSGVSTAGINLAISNIGIKLAPNSEAIAYISTKNMLVAFFSTIAPMIGGSLADFFASHQLNWTIQWTSAHGVEDIKLLALQGWNYFFVIGGLLALLSLRLLHNVKERGEIDRQKLVLHMRSRLRSRLRANLGRRVADGIYYPSTVVRKNMSRLFRPQHDGTYTDTMV is encoded by the coding sequence ATGAACTTACGTCCTTCTGAGAAGATCTCGGCCGTTCAATTGAACAGAGGCCTTGATCTGGTAATTGCCGACGGCCTATCGGCCGAAGCCATGGTAGTGTTTACCAGTGGCACTTTTTTGACCGCCATGGCCCTTAACATGGGGGCTACCAACTTTCAGTTGGGTATCCTGGCCGCTTTGCCCACTTTCACCACCATGTTCCAGCTGGCTGCCATCTGGATGGTGCAACGCTTCAACAACCGTAAAGCGGTGACGGCGTTGTTCAACTTTTTAGCGCGGTTGCCATTGCTGGCCATTGGCGTGATCCCTTTCCTTTTCACCAAAGGCACCAGCGTACAGGTGCTGATCATGCTGCTGTTCTTTCAGCACATCTTCGGTGATATCGGTGGTGCGGCCTGGAACTCGTGGATGAAGGACCTGATCCCCGGCGAACGCCTTGGCTCGTTCTTCTCTAAAAGAAGCCGCCTGGCGCAAACCCTTAACGTGACCCTGAGCCTGGCCACCGCCGTTGGCATCGACTATGTGAAGACGCATTACCCGCATTATGAGATACTGACCTATAACCTGCTATTCATGCTGGGTGGGGTATTAGGCATGATCAGCGTGGGCTTGCTATTGCGCACACCAGAACCTAAGGCAGCCGTGATCAATGATAAGTTGTTCACCCTTTTCAGCAAACCGTTACGCAACACCAATTTCCGTAACCTGCTTATTTTTAATTCATTTTGGGCATTCGCACTCAATCTGGCTACGCCTTTCTTTGCGGTGTACATGATGCGCACGCTGGGCATATCTGTGGCATACATCATTGGTCTGGGCATCGTTGGTCAGATCAGCAGCATCATCTCGCTTAAACTCTGGGGCCGTTATTCTGACCGTTTCAGCAACAAGAACATCATTGGCATTTGCGGTCCTACTTATGTGGCATGTATCATCGCCTTCGCCTTTACGGCTATGCCGGGTAACTCCAACGCCATGCTTACTATGCTGGCCGTGATCCACATTTTGAGTGGAGTGTCTACTGCGGGTATCAACCTGGCTATCTCTAATATTGGCATCAAACTGGCCCCTAACAGTGAGGCCATCGCCTATATATCTACCAAAAATATGCTGGTGGCTTTCTTCTCGACGATCGCCCCAATGATCGGTGGCTCGCTGGCAGATTTTTTTGCCAGCCATCAACTTAACTGGACCATCCAGTGGACAAGCGCTCATGGTGTGGAGGATATCAAACTATTGGCCTTGCAAGGCTGGAACTACTTCTTTGTGATCGGTGGTCTACTGGCACTGCTGTCACTAAGGTTACTCCATAATGTGAAGGAGCGCGGCGAGATCGATCGACAAAAACTGGTGCTGCATATGCGGTCGCGGTTACGGAGCAGGTTACGTGCTAATTTGGGCCGACGAGTTGCCGACGGGATCTACTATCCTTCTACGGTGGTACGCAAAAACATGAGCCGCTTGTTCAGGCCACAACATGATGGTACTTATACCGATACCATGGTTTGA
- a CDS encoding SDR family oxidoreductase → MNEHEKLTRRQLVGGLGAGLAVAAVSPVLGATDSAVTPNYPAGPVLEDPTTKYPKPPFQEQSQPWPGLVSKMNPRPDHGEKSYKGSGRLMGRKALITGGDSGMGRAAAIAYAREGADVAINYYPTEEPDAKEVVELIRAAGRKAVAIPGDLRDEAFCQKMVQDAVNALGGLDILVNNAGRQQAHQSIMDISSEQFDWTMKTNIYAPFWTIKAALPHLKPGSVIIGTTSEQAYDPTPDLYDYAQTKAATMNYVKSLAKQLGPKGIRVNGVAPGPIWTPLQVSGGASMEKLKNFGSQTVFGRPGQPAELASIYVQLAANDGSFATGAIYGSSGGAGQP, encoded by the coding sequence ATGAATGAACATGAAAAACTAACACGACGCCAATTGGTGGGCGGATTAGGTGCGGGCCTGGCGGTAGCTGCCGTATCACCCGTATTAGGCGCTACGGATAGTGCAGTGACACCGAACTACCCGGCCGGTCCTGTTTTAGAGGATCCGACCACCAAATATCCTAAACCACCGTTCCAGGAGCAATCACAACCGTGGCCGGGCTTGGTGAGTAAGATGAACCCTCGCCCCGACCATGGCGAGAAAAGCTACAAAGGCTCGGGCCGTTTGATGGGCCGTAAAGCCCTTATTACCGGTGGTGACTCAGGTATGGGCCGTGCAGCGGCCATTGCCTACGCCCGCGAAGGTGCCGACGTGGCCATCAACTACTACCCAACCGAAGAACCTGATGCTAAAGAAGTGGTAGAACTGATACGTGCGGCCGGCCGTAAAGCGGTGGCCATACCGGGCGATCTGCGCGACGAGGCCTTTTGCCAAAAAATGGTACAGGATGCAGTGAACGCTCTTGGTGGATTGGACATATTGGTGAACAACGCCGGCAGGCAGCAGGCGCACCAGTCCATCATGGATATCAGCTCTGAGCAATTCGACTGGACCATGAAGACCAACATTTATGCACCTTTTTGGACCATTAAAGCGGCATTGCCACATTTAAAACCGGGTTCGGTGATCATCGGTACTACCTCTGAGCAGGCCTATGACCCTACACCCGACCTATATGACTACGCGCAAACCAAGGCCGCTACCATGAACTACGTTAAATCGTTAGCAAAGCAATTGGGTCCTAAAGGCATCCGTGTGAACGGCGTGGCCCCTGGACCGATATGGACACCACTACAAGTGAGCGGCGGCGCCAGCATGGAAAAGCTTAAGAATTTTGGTAGTCAAACGGTATTCGGCCGCCCAGGCCAACCAGCCGAGCTGGCCTCGATCTATGTGCAGCTTGCCGCTAATGATGGCAGCTTTGCCACCGGTGCGATCTACGGATCATCGGGCGGTGCTGGCCAGCCATAA